The genomic window GCCTCTCTAACTTTTCTTGAGGGATCGTCGAACGTTTCGGATCTTGGAGTGTCTAAGCGACAGATCGTGTAGGACGGACGCGTTCGCCGTCTGCTGTTCACCGTATCGGAACAGGAGAGAATAATGTGGGAGCGGTATCGTCGTCTTATGAGTCTGGCAGGCCTTATCCTGCTGTTTGCCGGGTGTGTGTCGGTGGGGGAGGAGTTCCGGATACCGACCGCTGAAATGATCAAGAATGGGGTGACCACGCGGGCTGAGCTGCTTCAGCTTTTTGGCGCTCCGACTCAGGTCGGAATCGAGGACGGGAATCAGACCTGGACATGGGTCTATGTGAGGGCGGGCGGCTTCAGCCGCACCCTATCCAAAGAGTTGCATGTCAAATTTACCGAGCGGGGGATTGTGAAGTCATATTCCTATACGTCGAGTCTGCCGGAAGAGGTTGAGCGAAGCAGCCGGTGATACTCCGGCGGGTTGCGAGGGTACGGAACGGCCGCAGGCAAATGATCTTGACCACGATACATGGCGGTGGTATAAGCACAAATTAAGGACCATGAGATGAGCGTTGTCAGCCTCGTTGTGCAAGCAGGACTCGTTGCGAAGGCGGTACTGCTCATTTTACTGGGTTTTTCCTTGATGAGCTGGACACTGATCTTCATGAAGTTCGGGGTGTTCCGGCGCGGTCAACGAGAATCGGCGCAGTTTCTCCACGTCTTTCGATCGGCGAAGAACCTGACAACGGTATTTGACGAATCCAAGCGATTTACAAAAAGTCCCATTGTCAGCCTGTTTCAGGATGGGTATCGGGATCTGAGCCAGTTGGTGAAAGGCAGTCAGGGTCCGGCTGCTCAGTGGCCGACCGCCAACGAGCCCAGGGCAGCAGCAGTCGACATGCCTCTATATAAGGAGCCGGTCGATCTCATCAGCCGGACCCTCCGCCATGCGAGTATGAGGGAGGTTGCGCAGCAGGAACGCCATCTGATCTTTTTGGCGACGACGGGCAACGTCACACCCTTTGTTGGTCTCTTCGGAACGGTATGGGGGATCATGGATGCCTTCGCGAGCATCGGCCAGGCAGGCTCCGCGAATCTGGGCGCCGTCGCGCCTGGGGTCGCAGAGGCCCTGATCACCACGGCGGCCGGACTGTGGGCGGCTATCCCGGCGGTCATCGCCTATAACTACTTCGTGAATCGAGTCAGAAGGCTGGCAACGGAGATGGAACTGTTCAGCCTGGAGTTTCTCGCCTTAGCCGAACGGATTCTGGCCAGGAGCCGCTGATGGCGATGATGTCACCGGGCACAGGTTCGAGCGAGCGGCCGGGAGGTAGTGCGCTTTCCGAGATTAACATCACGCCGTTTGTCGATGTCGTCTTGGTTCTTCTTGTCATCTTCCTCATTACGGCGCCGATGATGCTCAGGGGGATCGATGTCAAGGTGCCCAAGACCGAGGCCAAGAATGTCGGACCCGAGGAGCGGCTGATGCTGACGGTCACGAAGGAGAAGGCTATCTACCTGGATAATCAGCCTATCACCCTTGGCAGATTGGAGGGAGTCCTTGTCGGGCTTCGACAGCGCAACGCGAAGGCCGCGGTATTCCTTCGGGCGGATGAAGGAGTGGCCTATGGCGTTGTCGTCAAGGTGATGGACGCAGTGAAGAAGGCGGGCATTGAACGGTTGGGGATGGTGACCGAACCGATTCCTCCCCCGACGAGGGGGCAGTAGCGTGGCGGTAGGAGCGGCCGGCCTGCGCCTTCCTGTGTCGGCAGTGTCGTCCTCGTGCGGTCTCTCATTGTTACTGCACGGACTGCTGGTGGCTGGGATTGTGTACGGCCCACAGTGGCTTCATGGCAAACCGTTCACGGTGCCGCTCAACTACGAAGTCACGCTTATCTCTCCAAAGGAGACCGTCAACGCGCAGAAGTCGGAGGCTTCGCTCACAGCGGGACGGAGGTCCGCGGCCCCGATAGCGAAGGCCCCCTCACCGCCGCGGGATGTGCTCACGCTCCCATCGTCCCAGAGGTCCGGTATACGGAACGACGAGTTGGCCCTGCCGAGCAGGCGCCGAGCCTCCGAGCGGCAGCCTGGCGCGCCGGCCGCCATGCCCCAGGCTCCCCCAAGGATTGTTGCCCCCCTGGTGTCCTCTATGCCGTCTGTGTCGCAGCCTGTGATCACGGCGCCGGGCGCGGATCTTACGCAAGCGGGAGGAGGTCAAGGCTTCAGCGCAACCGCGGAAACCGGGGTGACGGTGGGCAATACCGACCCGGCGTTGGCCTATTACTTCGTGCTGATACAGGATAAAATCACTAGCAACTGGACGCCGCCAAAGATGAGTCCCGGCACGACGGCCAGCGTGAGTGTGTCCCTGAAGATCCTGCGTTCCGGACAGGTGCGCGGACTGACGGTCGGGTCGCCGTCTGGAGACCGTCTGCTTGACGATTCCGCCGTTCGGGCCGTCAGCCTCTCGAGCCCGCTGCCGCCGCTCCCTCCACTCTACAAGGCCGAGACGCTCTCTCTCGACTTGCGCTTCACATTTGTCGGGGAAAAGAGCTGATGCGATTGGTCCGATCGATCCGTCATAGGCGCCAGTGCGGCGTGCGCTGTGTCTTCGGTTTCTTCCTCGTGACGATGCTTCTGCTGCCGGTTGTCCTCTCCGCTGAGGAGAAATACACTGTCGATATTGTTCGAAAAGAAGCGCAGAAGATTACGATTGCGGTCGCAGGGTTCCCGCCGCTGAAGGTCGGCTCCAAGGGCGAAGACTTCGGCGCGCAAGCGGGCGCCATCTTGACCGATGATCTGAAGAGCACCGGGATCTTCGATGTCATCGATCCGTCATTTCTTCCGGTTGAGGCTGCCAAGGTCGAATTAGGGCAGGAGAAGGGGATACTGCCGGCGCTGAACTCATTGAAGGTCCAGGCCTTGGTGGTGGGAAGGCTCTCATCCCGGGGCGGCGAGCTTGTGGTGGAGGGCCAGCTCTTTGAGGTCACAAAGGGTGAGATGCTGTCCGGGAAGCGTTATGCCGGAGATTTGCGGACCTTGCGGACGATGGTGCATCGCCTGGCGGACGAGATCGTCTTTCGGCTGACGGGAGAAAAGGGGATCGCCTCCTCCCGGATTGCGTATGTCGCCTCCGTCAATGGCGCGAAAGAGATCTACGTCATGGACTACGATGCCTATAATCCGCTTCTGATCACCGGCAATCACTCGATTAACCTCTCACCGCGATGGTCTCCAGACGGGAAGAAGATTGCCTATACCTCCTATCGAGATCGGAATCCCGACCTCTTTGTGATCGATCTGGAGACCGGACGACGTCAGAAGATTTCGTCAAGCCCCGGACTCAATGTGGCCCCGGCGTGGTCTCCGGACGGCAAATGGCTGGTCTTTTCAATGAGCCGTGGGACGGGGACCAACCTCTTTCTGATCCGGCCGGATGGGACCGGGCTTCGTCAACTGACGCAGGGACCGCATATCGATATCTCCCCATCTTTTGCTCCCAACGGGCGGCAGATTGTGTTCAGTTCGGATCGCGGCGGGACACCGCAGATCTATCTGATGGATATCGAAGGAACCAATATCCGGCGTCTGACCTTTGGGGTTGGAGACTATAGTGTGTCGCCTCGGTGGTCCCCGCGTGGCGATAAGATCGCCTTTGTGGGCAGAACGCACGGCAGCTTCGATATCTTTCTGCTCAGTCCCGACGGGACAGGGTTGGTACAGTTGACTGCAAACTCGCGCAATAACGAGGAGCCGTCGTGGTCGGCTGATGGTCGGCATGTTCTCTTTACCTCAACGCGGAATGGTTCTCGACACCTGTATATGATGCGAGCCGATGGATCGAATCAGCGGCAGTTGACGAAAGATGGAGCGGAAAACTACCTCGCAGACTGGTCGCCGTAGGCGAGGATAGGCTGTGTTGTGAGTGGTGGTCGTGAAGGTGCGATCGGGACAGTGACGGGCGAGTGTAGTCGGGATGCATTTGAGAACAATGGGAGGAGTTCGAGATGAGATGGACAGGGCGAATAGGGATCGGTTCCACTGTAACATTGACGCTGACGGCGTTGTTGCTGACCGGGTGTCCGAAGCGGCCGGAGGTTGTCGAGACGGTTCCAAGGCCCGGTGCGCCACAAGGTATGGCCGGCGAGTCGGCGCCTCCGACAACGCCACGGGTTGCCGCCTCCGAAGAGAAGTCGCCCACTGAGGTCGCGGTCCAGGCACCGGACACGAAGCCGACCGAGACCGGTGCGGCCCCTGAGGCCAGGATCGCTGAGGCGGAGGTCAGACAGGACGGTGCTGTAGGGGCTCAGGTCTCGGAGCTGAAGGACGTCTACTTCGATTTTGATCAGTCCGGCATTCGAGAGGATGCCAGAAAGCTTCTGAATGAGAATGCCGAATGGTTCAGGAAAAATCCATCGGCCAAGGTGACCATCGAAGGCCACGCTGACGAGCGCGGCTCCAGCGAGTATAACCTTGCGCTGGGCGAGCGGCGCGCCAGGTCAACACGTGACTACCTCGTGGCTGCCGGAGTGGCGGCGAATCGGATCAGCACCATCAGTTTTGGGAAGGAGCGCCCCTTTGTGCTCGGGCACGATGAGTCTGCCTGGAGGTGGAACCGGCGGTCGCATTTTGTCTCCAGCGTAAAATAACCGGGTGCGTCCGGATGTTATGCGGGTCAACGAGAGTTCGATACGTGTTCGGGTATGGCGGGCAGGCCTCACGTTCCCGCCATACCCGCGCGAGCCATGGACGACTCATGACGAAACGGCCGACTCTAGAGTATAGGACATGAGAGCGTATTCCCTGATGGCGGCTGCTCTGGCCATTGGTCTGTTGACGGCCGGGTGCGAGGGGGATCTGCCGCTGCAAATGCTTCAACGGGACGTGGACTCCATGCGGGGTGAGCTGACTACCGTTGCCAGGACAGGTGAGGGGACGCGACAGTCCATAGAGGACCGCCTGCGAAAGCTCGAGGACCGCCTGGACAAGAGTAATCGTGTCAAGGCTGCCCTGGAAGACAGGCTGGGGAAGTTGGAGTCGGATCTCAAGAGCCAATCGGCAAAGGTCGTTCAGGAACGACAGGCGTTCCTTCAGTCTCAGGCGGCGCTCACCGTGAAACTGGACGAATTGACAACCAGCGCACGCTTGGCGCAGGGACAGACTGAAGGGATCGGCCATGGCATCACGGAGGCGAACAGGCGAGTTGACGAGTTCGGGCGTCGCCTCGATCAGATGGGGCAACGACTGAACGGGTCCGACAAGCAGGCTGTCCAGGCGACCGCCGCGGCGCAAGCGGCGACGGCCGCGTCTCAGCAGACCGCACAGCAGGTGACGGCGGCGCTCCAGCAGATGGCCCAGCAGACCAACGCGGCGATTGAGCAGGTCAACGCCACCGCGCAACTCGCCTTAGCCGAAGCCAGGAAAACGGGGAAGGAGAGGCCGATGACTGGTCCTGCCGGTTCCTCTCGCGCTGCGCCTCGGCCGCTGTCCCCTGTCGCGGCCTCGATTACGGCGCCCACCATCGTTCCGCCTGCGCAAGCCGTACCGGCTCCGGTCCAGGAGGCAGCGCCCCCGTCGCCTGCACCCCCGGTCCCGGCTGCGAAGCCGGCGGTCAGGATGGAGAGCGCGGGCGAGCTGTACAGGAATGCCCTGAATGATTATGCAAAGGGCGAGTATGACCTGGCGATCAGCGGCTTCCAAAATCATATTGAGATGCACCCCACCTCCAGCCTTACGCCGAATGCCAGATACTGGCTCGGCGAGTCGTATTACGGTCAGAAGAACTATGACCAGGCGATTAAGGAGTTTGCGCTGCTCATCAAGCAGCACCCGGATAATCCAAAGGTCGCGAGCGCCATGCTGAAGCAGGGGCTTGCCTACTTCGAACTGGGTGACAAGTCTAAGGCGCGGACGGCGCTCGACAACCTGGTGAAGCAATTCCCGAAGTCGCAGGAGGCGAGGCGGGCGAAGGAGCGGCTGAGCCGGGTCAAGTGAGCAGGGTGAGATGCTGAAGGTCCACGGTGTTGGAGCCGTATCGAAGCCGACGGCGTCCAAGGATGGCGCCTTACGAACCATCATTGCGCTTAAGGCCCTTGGCGGGGTACTGTTCCTGCTGATCGGCCTTGGCGTTCTTACCCTGGTCAACCACGACATCGCCGATCTGGCGGAGGACGTTGCTGATTCGCTTGGCGTCGACCCGGAGAACCTTTATCTGCTGCAGTTTCTCGAGTGGCTCATCGGGATCTCTTCAAAGCAGATTATCGCAATAGGATTTGTGACCCTTCTGTATTCGGCCCTGCTGCTGACGATGGCGTGGGGACTTCACGTGGGACGGGTCTGGGCCGACTGGCTGACGATCGGCGCGACAGGGCTCTTTATCCCCGTTGAGCTCTACGAAGTGGTCTGGTCGATCCGCCCGACCTACTCGATTGCGCTCGCCATCAACATCTTTATCGTGTGGTATCTGATCCGCCGCCGTATCCGATCGTCATCGCTTTGAACCCACCACGCCATTGCGAGGCAAAGCTGAAGCAATTTCACAGTCCTTCAGAACAACGACGATGAGATTGCCGCGCTCCCGTTGGTCGCTCGCAATGACGAGCGAGCGAGTGTTATGATCTCGCCGCGCACTTTCATGCCCATGGATGCAACAACTGCGTTGAGGTAGCACTCTGAAAGTATCCTTATATCTGCGATATCTCTACTTTTAACAACCCCTCACAATATGCTCGACCACAAGGTCGCCCATCTGTGCTGTGCCGATAAGCACCGTGTGGCCGGGTTGCCGGATATCGAGTGTTCGGTACCCGGCCTCGAGCACCCGGTCTACCGCCGTCTCGATGGCGGCGGCCGCCGGCTCGTGGTGGAGTGAATAACGCAGGAGCATCGCCGCGGATAGGATGGTGGCAAGGGGGTTCACCGTGTCTTGTCCGGCAATATCCGGGGCGGAACCATGGATCGGTTCGTACAGGCCTGGCCCATCTCCCATGCTTGCCGAAGCGAGCATGCCGATTGAGCCGACGAGCATGGCGGCTTCGTC from Candidatus Methylomirabilis lanthanidiphila includes these protein-coding regions:
- a CDS encoding WD40 domain protein beta Propeller, whose product is MRLVRSIRHRRQCGVRCVFGFFLVTMLLLPVVLSAEEKYTVDIVRKEAQKITIAVAGFPPLKVGSKGEDFGAQAGAILTDDLKSTGIFDVIDPSFLPVEAAKVELGQEKGILPALNSLKVQALVVGRLSSRGGELVVEGQLFEVTKGEMLSGKRYAGDLRTLRTMVHRLADEIVFRLTGEKGIASSRIAYVASVNGAKEIYVMDYDAYNPLLITGNHSINLSPRWSPDGKKIAYTSYRDRNPDLFVIDLETGRRQKISSSPGLNVAPAWSPDGKWLVFSMSRGTGTNLFLIRPDGTGLRQLTQGPHIDISPSFAPNGRQIVFSSDRGGTPQIYLMDIEGTNIRRLTFGVGDYSVSPRWSPRGDKIAFVGRTHGSFDIFLLSPDGTGLVQLTANSRNNEEPSWSADGRHVLFTSTRNGSRHLYMMRADGSNQRQLTKDGAENYLADWSP
- a CDS encoding membrane protein — encoded protein: MLKVHGVGAVSKPTASKDGALRTIIALKALGGVLFLLIGLGVLTLVNHDIADLAEDVADSLGVDPENLYLLQFLEWLIGISSKQIIAIGFVTLLYSALLLTMAWGLHVGRVWADWLTIGATGLFIPVELYEVVWSIRPTYSIALAINIFIVWYLIRRRIRSSSL
- the bamD gene encoding Outer membrane protein assembly factor BamD, whose translation is MRAYSLMAAALAIGLLTAGCEGDLPLQMLQRDVDSMRGELTTVARTGEGTRQSIEDRLRKLEDRLDKSNRVKAALEDRLGKLESDLKSQSAKVVQERQAFLQSQAALTVKLDELTTSARLAQGQTEGIGHGITEANRRVDEFGRRLDQMGQRLNGSDKQAVQATAAAQAATAASQQTAQQVTAALQQMAQQTNAAIEQVNATAQLALAEARKTGKERPMTGPAGSSRAAPRPLSPVAASITAPTIVPPAQAVPAPVQEAAPPSPAPPVPAAKPAVRMESAGELYRNALNDYAKGEYDLAISGFQNHIEMHPTSSLTPNARYWLGESYYGQKNYDQAIKEFALLIKQHPDNPKVASAMLKQGLAYFELGDKSKARTALDNLVKQFPKSQEARRAKERLSRVK
- a CDS encoding biopolymer transporter TolR codes for the protein MAMMSPGTGSSERPGGSALSEINITPFVDVVLVLLVIFLITAPMMLRGIDVKVPKTEAKNVGPEERLMLTVTKEKAIYLDNQPITLGRLEGVLVGLRQRNAKAAVFLRADEGVAYGVVVKVMDAVKKAGIERLGMVTEPIPPPTRGQ
- a CDS encoding Gram-negative bacterial tonB protein, encoding MAVGAAGLRLPVSAVSSSCGLSLLLHGLLVAGIVYGPQWLHGKPFTVPLNYEVTLISPKETVNAQKSEASLTAGRRSAAPIAKAPSPPRDVLTLPSSQRSGIRNDELALPSRRRASERQPGAPAAMPQAPPRIVAPLVSSMPSVSQPVITAPGADLTQAGGGQGFSATAETGVTVGNTDPALAYYFVLIQDKITSNWTPPKMSPGTTASVSVSLKILRSGQVRGLTVGSPSGDRLLDDSAVRAVSLSSPLPPLPPLYKAETLSLDLRFTFVGEKS
- a CDS encoding TolQ protein, with the protein product MSVVSLVVQAGLVAKAVLLILLGFSLMSWTLIFMKFGVFRRGQRESAQFLHVFRSAKNLTTVFDESKRFTKSPIVSLFQDGYRDLSQLVKGSQGPAAQWPTANEPRAAAVDMPLYKEPVDLISRTLRHASMREVAQQERHLIFLATTGNVTPFVGLFGTVWGIMDAFASIGQAGSANLGAVAPGVAEALITTAAGLWAAIPAVIAYNYFVNRVRRLATEMELFSLEFLALAERILARSR
- a CDS encoding OmpA/MotB domain protein, which codes for MRWTGRIGIGSTVTLTLTALLLTGCPKRPEVVETVPRPGAPQGMAGESAPPTTPRVAASEEKSPTEVAVQAPDTKPTETGAAPEARIAEAEVRQDGAVGAQVSELKDVYFDFDQSGIREDARKLLNENAEWFRKNPSAKVTIEGHADERGSSEYNLALGERRARSTRDYLVAAGVAANRISTISFGKERPFVLGHDESAWRWNRRSHFVSSVK